Proteins co-encoded in one Zalophus californianus isolate mZalCal1 chromosome 9, mZalCal1.pri.v2, whole genome shotgun sequence genomic window:
- the LOC113922212 gene encoding 60S ribosomal protein L27a-like produces the protein MPSRLRKTRKLRGHVSHGHGRIGEHRKHPGGPGTAGGMHHHRINFDKYHPGYFGKVGMRHYHLKRNQSFCPTVNLDKLWTLVSEQTRVNADKNKTGAAPIIDVVRSGYYKVLGKGTLPKQPVIVKAKFFSRRAEEKIKGVGGACVLVA, from the coding sequence ATGCCATCCAGACTGAGGAAGACCCGGAAACTTCGGGGCCACGTGAGCCACGGCCACGGCCGCATCGGGGAGCACCGGAAGCACCCAGGGGGCCCGGGTACTGCTGGTGGCATGCATCACCACAGGATCAACTTCGACAAATATCACCCAGGATACTTTGGAAAAGTTGGTATGAGACATTACCACTTAAAGAGGAACCAGAGCTTCTGCCCAACTGTCAACCTTGATAAACTGTGGACCTTGGTCAGTGAGCAGACACGGGTAAATGCTGACAAAAACAAGACTGGAGCTGCTCCTATCATTGATGTGGTGCGATCGGGCTACTACAAAGTTTTGGGGAAGGGAACACTCCCAAAACAGCCTGTCATCGTGAAGGCCAAATTCTTCAGTAGAAGAGCAGAAGAGAAGATTAAGGGTGTCGGGGGCGCCTGCGTTCTAGTAGCTTGA